Proteins from a single region of Maridesulfovibrio ferrireducens:
- a CDS encoding phage regulatory CII family protein, whose protein sequence is MSERIERAIQELVINGPVPLEVLAEKVGKSPKTLLREVNPDDPKAKLGAETLMEIMIITGRVEPLKLMAEEMNYTLESED, encoded by the coding sequence ATGTCTGAAAGGATTGAAAGAGCAATACAGGAGCTTGTAATAAACGGACCGGTTCCTTTAGAAGTTCTTGCTGAAAAAGTGGGCAAAAGTCCTAAGACCTTGCTGCGTGAGGTGAATCCTGACGATCCGAAGGCAAAACTTGGAGCCGAGACTCTGATGGAAATTATGATAATTACCGGAAGGGTTGAGCCTCTTAAGTTGATGGCCGAAGAGATGAATTACACTCTGGAGTCTGAAGATTAA
- a CDS encoding cyclic nucleotide-binding protein — protein MRFQSILRLFCFITMLLAFNAIAATASPTIAIDDFKDKSGQPASEFKEFLIKALTDAGFSCSNSSDVKNDVRYTLAGIVKKNKKGTSYSALLTDRFSLEPEVFFNGKQIGGTNTAPAASKLSKSVEKLLSNQIITSVEIFGDSRLTPNAIMALAQIRPGETASPEKLIAGRIILENCGLFENAQLYITPGPEGRKLKITVKEGVMVIANSMPGPGKAVLDNILGPPVNDLPKFPELPEALAQKICSTSSIGFIAHEAEKALAKFELSDSKYTPEDLEYLICVASAIRNKIYSYNRSCNNMCIILLKLCSVLDSKTVRNITTQLQRELPLTTSESNTMEKTLERIEFINQSYSAAAETQTSLASRLYTESPHAPTIPWVLFSLGEQALKAEDIKRSAPLLKAAISVSSLPVSPEMLILTAQTQYSNLDRSSGDTASALLRPLLAEPNLNLFIQKQIKMMPHWAALCETVIAITDDDDFRLQLKKGDALILLDRPDLAEPLFHRLHEERPDDARPFTGFGRLAFQRTGNLYSARPYIERGSKLKQRDRFFYELALAYTLKRIAGEALPTIRIKGRHSEEAAATRFLLPKATLYAEGYEQFNKAQALLIKSGITVLDEWLSYTTMENDAACENMFMQTDLLKNELPDSEEILSANYFFSTFSTDRDSIRKMLILPLVNSIGLKPRIAQLNLLIREMAISPTKELAEATEAAVVSIATDAENRSRVVALQADALAIVGLYMNSEENLIRAKSLYDLAIDLSNSPEKGRLLNNQACVYLTLGKKSEADDLYDEAMDNSPDFPEAVTLGKTVSSFPQKELETELLAYIEKVETMELKQAAQEILGTKPEKTDENSVVNISSQSGSLHVLLKETSVTDSDYDNLEGLQLNFSYGSNPWLLPAKTKEKQQ, from the coding sequence ATGCGTTTTCAATCTATATTACGGTTGTTTTGCTTTATTACCATGTTATTAGCATTCAATGCGATTGCGGCTACAGCCTCGCCTACCATTGCAATCGACGATTTTAAAGATAAATCAGGTCAACCGGCATCAGAATTTAAAGAATTCCTCATTAAAGCCCTTACGGATGCGGGTTTCTCATGCAGCAACAGTTCCGATGTCAAAAACGACGTCCGCTACACTCTTGCTGGAATTGTTAAAAAAAACAAGAAAGGAACTTCATACTCTGCACTGCTGACTGACCGTTTTTCTCTTGAACCGGAAGTTTTCTTCAATGGAAAACAAATCGGAGGCACAAATACCGCTCCTGCCGCATCTAAACTTTCTAAATCTGTCGAAAAACTGCTTTCGAACCAGATAATAACCTCCGTTGAAATTTTCGGAGATTCAAGACTCACACCGAATGCAATAATGGCCTTAGCGCAAATACGCCCCGGTGAAACCGCTTCTCCTGAAAAACTTATAGCTGGAAGAATCATTCTTGAAAATTGTGGATTATTCGAAAATGCACAACTCTATATCACTCCCGGACCAGAAGGACGTAAGCTCAAAATCACAGTAAAAGAAGGAGTTATGGTTATAGCAAACAGCATGCCCGGTCCCGGAAAAGCTGTTCTTGATAATATTCTTGGCCCGCCTGTAAACGATTTACCAAAATTTCCAGAACTTCCCGAAGCTCTGGCACAAAAAATCTGCAGTACCAGCTCCATCGGCTTTATTGCTCACGAAGCAGAAAAAGCCCTCGCTAAATTTGAGCTGAGTGACTCAAAATATACACCTGAAGACCTTGAATATTTAATCTGTGTTGCTTCTGCCATTCGAAATAAAATTTATTCTTATAACCGCTCATGCAATAACATGTGCATCATTCTCTTGAAGCTTTGCTCAGTTCTTGATTCAAAAACAGTTAGGAACATAACTACGCAACTGCAAAGGGAGTTACCCTTAACGACTTCAGAATCCAACACAATGGAAAAAACCCTTGAGCGTATAGAATTTATAAATCAATCCTATAGTGCTGCGGCAGAAACACAAACAAGTCTCGCCTCCCGATTATATACTGAAAGCCCTCATGCTCCGACTATCCCGTGGGTTTTGTTTTCTCTTGGCGAACAAGCGTTGAAGGCGGAAGATATTAAAAGATCTGCCCCGCTGCTTAAAGCAGCCATATCTGTTTCCTCCCTTCCTGTTTCACCGGAAATGCTTATTCTCACAGCGCAGACTCAGTACAGTAACCTCGATCGCAGTTCAGGAGACACAGCGTCAGCACTGCTTCGTCCATTGCTTGCAGAACCTAATCTGAACCTGTTTATTCAAAAACAAATTAAAATGATGCCCCATTGGGCCGCATTATGTGAAACAGTCATAGCCATTACCGATGATGACGACTTCAGACTGCAACTAAAAAAAGGGGATGCTTTAATTCTTCTGGACAGACCGGATCTGGCTGAACCTCTGTTTCATCGTCTTCACGAAGAACGCCCTGACGATGCAAGGCCTTTCACCGGATTCGGAAGACTTGCTTTCCAAAGAACAGGCAACCTTTATTCAGCACGCCCTTATATTGAAAGGGGTTCTAAACTGAAGCAACGTGACCGTTTCTTCTACGAATTAGCTCTTGCCTACACGCTGAAAAGAATCGCCGGAGAGGCTCTACCTACCATTCGCATCAAAGGCAGACATTCGGAAGAAGCCGCCGCCACCAGATTTCTATTACCCAAAGCCACCCTTTATGCCGAGGGTTATGAACAATTCAACAAGGCTCAGGCTCTACTTATAAAATCCGGGATAACTGTTCTTGACGAATGGCTTTCTTATACAACAATGGAAAACGATGCGGCATGTGAAAACATGTTTATGCAGACAGATCTTTTAAAAAATGAGCTTCCTGATTCTGAAGAAATACTTTCAGCTAACTATTTCTTTTCAACCTTTTCAACAGACAGAGATTCAATCAGAAAAATGCTGATACTCCCTCTCGTCAACAGTATCGGGTTGAAACCAAGAATTGCACAACTCAACCTGCTTATAAGAGAAATGGCAATATCGCCGACTAAAGAGCTTGCTGAAGCAACTGAAGCAGCGGTTGTGTCCATTGCTACCGATGCAGAAAATAGAAGCAGAGTTGTCGCTCTTCAAGCCGATGCTCTGGCAATAGTCGGTCTATATATGAACTCAGAAGAAAATCTTATCAGAGCAAAATCTCTTTATGATCTGGCTATAGACCTAAGCAACAGTCCCGAAAAAGGAAGATTGTTAAATAATCAAGCTTGCGTATATCTGACTCTCGGTAAAAAAAGTGAGGCTGATGACCTCTATGATGAAGCTATGGACAATTCTCCTGACTTTCCAGAGGCTGTGACTCTAGGAAAGACAGTTTCATCCTTTCCACAAAAAGAACTTGAAACGGAACTTTTAGCCTATATTGAAAAAGTAGAGACTATGGAACTGAAACAGGCGGCGCAAGAGATACTCGGGACAAAGCCCGAAAAAACTGATGAGAACTCAGTAGTAAATATTTCCAGTCAATCAGGTTCACTGCATGTTCTGCTTAAAGAAACATCCGTAACAGATTCAGATTATGACAATCTTGAAGGGCTACAATTGAACTTTTCATATGGAAGCAACCCATGGCTGCTTCCCGCAAAAACGAAAGAAAAACAGCAATAG
- a CDS encoding inorganic phosphate transporter has product MDIYDVFFYLSLFAGFMMAFNLGANDVANSMASAVGAKAISIKQAVLIAGTLNFAGAVFLGSQVTATVSKGIINADVIADPKIVMVGMFSALLAAGLWVLISTLTALPVSSTHSIVGSILGFGLVAGGPDVVNWMKMVGIVMSWIISPFFAATIAYLIFTHIRKTILFQKDFIHQAKKWAPIWMGLTVLLIALSFLYKTPVGKSLNLPFFGSLALAFAIAGVVWLGGKLAVNKLVGDPEQGAEAVEETFRKLQIGTSCYVALSQGANDVANAIGPVAAIYLISKQHVLLAKADVPLGLLVMGGVGIAIGIALLGYKVMGTVGTKITVLTNTRGFAVDFGAATTVLIASNMGLPVSSTHAAVGSVVGVGLARGFSAVNFQILGKIVLYWVLTVPIAALTSIIIFTVLKWICL; this is encoded by the coding sequence ATGGATATTTATGATGTGTTTTTCTACCTGTCCCTGTTCGCAGGGTTCATGATGGCCTTTAACCTAGGTGCAAACGACGTGGCGAACTCCATGGCGTCTGCGGTTGGGGCAAAAGCTATCAGCATTAAACAGGCGGTCCTCATTGCAGGAACTCTAAACTTTGCCGGAGCCGTATTCCTAGGTTCGCAAGTTACTGCAACGGTTAGTAAAGGAATCATCAACGCAGACGTAATAGCAGACCCTAAAATAGTTATGGTAGGCATGTTTTCTGCGTTATTAGCTGCGGGTTTATGGGTCTTAATATCGACACTTACAGCCCTGCCGGTATCTTCGACCCACTCCATTGTGGGTAGTATTCTGGGGTTTGGACTTGTTGCAGGCGGACCGGATGTAGTAAATTGGATGAAAATGGTCGGGATCGTTATGTCTTGGATTATTTCACCTTTTTTCGCTGCAACCATCGCTTATCTTATATTCACTCATATTCGAAAAACAATTCTTTTTCAAAAAGACTTTATTCATCAAGCCAAAAAATGGGCTCCAATATGGATGGGATTAACGGTTCTGCTTATCGCTCTTTCCTTTTTATATAAAACACCGGTCGGCAAGAGTTTAAACCTTCCATTCTTCGGCTCGCTTGCACTTGCTTTTGCTATTGCCGGAGTTGTTTGGCTTGGCGGAAAACTGGCTGTTAATAAACTGGTAGGAGATCCTGAGCAGGGAGCTGAAGCTGTCGAAGAAACATTCAGAAAACTCCAGATCGGAACATCCTGTTATGTGGCACTGTCTCAGGGCGCGAATGATGTTGCCAACGCAATCGGCCCAGTGGCTGCAATCTATCTCATATCAAAACAACATGTACTCCTCGCCAAAGCAGATGTTCCCCTCGGATTGCTGGTCATGGGTGGAGTAGGTATAGCGATAGGTATTGCTCTTCTCGGTTACAAAGTAATGGGAACAGTCGGCACAAAAATCACTGTACTTACAAATACTCGAGGATTCGCAGTTGATTTTGGTGCAGCAACAACAGTTCTGATTGCTTCAAACATGGGTCTTCCTGTATCATCTACCCATGCGGCTGTAGGTTCAGTTGTCGGAGTAGGTCTGGCGAGAGGTTTTTCTGCGGTTAATTTTCAAATTCTTGGTAAAATTGTCCTTTATTGG
- a CDS encoding glycosyltransferase family 39 protein — translation MNYDSKHGSDDFCQKNWKILLGLLLLFSFAVSFYGVCLNYFYDIDEPKYARAVYEMFSQGNFLAPMFDGMPRMEKPPLTYWVMYPFAWLASLNGFSGNTLFFLRMPTVICSMLIVVGTAFTGRRLFGAATGLLAAVMIQSSVLFKFMSVMMKVDVVFACCVTWATYCYLLRYLGDKRKVVSIGGAVITALGVLAKGPFAFLPLAGYVLAVGIRHNVRAKHEAGQPASFLSSINLGGIITAKWNDRKILLIWFLAGCIPFGLWLYAAWMSSGFDYSQGLVGQFFHNTSTSSSKLVDKLGRLDPYFDTLTVIFFPWGGYVFGAVFGIWKSIKEKYDERYVFMVCVFLVYLLTFTLLFKLKSNRYMLPVLPILSILVCDWLVNAKRDKSYRTLFEMGFIWLCSMGAMLSYRSFKAMNVSVNLADGVPVEQYMDTMIPFFLAFGCFFLILLVVSIKQTERPALHIIGGALAIVAIMPFYYRTLPSYVSISENKPLPIMGQALTDGLKEITKGNTLILHRPFFIKTFPDVVYFLKKLDNGSGCMYSLGSSVPPAEMLQAIATPEKAADLFKKEHPDAEKYPAYKYFKETKFDSAVMLLSSYDYIQFYKFFEALPPMIKDMLVVEEMNMLSVKWVNEQVWIVRFIPKQ, via the coding sequence ATGAATTATGATTCAAAGCACGGTTCTGATGATTTCTGTCAAAAAAACTGGAAAATTCTTTTAGGTTTACTACTGCTGTTTTCCTTTGCGGTTTCTTTTTACGGGGTATGTCTTAACTATTTTTATGATATTGATGAACCTAAATACGCTCGCGCTGTTTATGAAATGTTTTCGCAGGGCAATTTCCTTGCCCCTATGTTCGACGGTATGCCCAGAATGGAGAAGCCGCCGCTTACCTATTGGGTGATGTATCCTTTTGCCTGGCTGGCTTCGTTAAACGGTTTCAGCGGCAATACTCTTTTCTTTTTAAGAATGCCGACAGTTATTTGTTCAATGCTCATAGTCGTAGGTACTGCTTTTACGGGTAGAAGGTTGTTCGGTGCGGCAACAGGACTGCTTGCGGCCGTAATGATCCAAAGCTCGGTGCTTTTTAAATTTATGTCAGTAATGATGAAGGTGGACGTTGTGTTCGCCTGTTGTGTTACGTGGGCTACTTACTGCTATCTACTTAGATATCTTGGAGATAAGCGTAAAGTGGTTTCTATCGGCGGAGCAGTTATTACAGCTTTGGGTGTTCTTGCAAAAGGACCGTTCGCATTTCTCCCGCTGGCTGGATATGTTCTGGCTGTCGGCATCAGACATAATGTCCGCGCGAAGCACGAAGCTGGACAACCCGCTTCCTTTTTATCGTCCATTAATTTAGGCGGGATTATTACTGCCAAGTGGAATGATCGCAAAATTTTACTGATCTGGTTTCTGGCCGGATGTATACCTTTCGGACTTTGGCTGTATGCAGCATGGATGAGCAGCGGCTTTGACTATTCACAAGGGTTGGTCGGGCAGTTTTTCCACAACACTTCAACTTCAAGTTCAAAGTTGGTTGATAAGCTGGGACGGCTTGATCCTTATTTTGATACTCTGACCGTAATTTTCTTCCCTTGGGGCGGGTATGTTTTCGGGGCAGTGTTTGGAATTTGGAAATCTATTAAAGAAAAGTATGACGAAAGATATGTTTTTATGGTCTGTGTTTTTCTTGTATATCTTTTAACTTTCACCCTGCTGTTCAAACTCAAGTCTAATCGTTACATGCTGCCGGTTCTTCCGATACTTTCCATTCTTGTTTGTGACTGGCTGGTGAATGCCAAACGGGATAAATCATATAGAACGCTTTTCGAAATGGGTTTTATATGGCTTTGTTCCATGGGGGCGATGCTCTCGTATCGATCTTTCAAGGCGATGAATGTTTCAGTCAACCTCGCAGACGGCGTTCCGGTTGAACAGTACATGGATACCATGATTCCGTTTTTCCTCGCTTTCGGATGTTTTTTTCTGATTCTGCTTGTGGTCAGTATTAAGCAGACTGAACGTCCGGCTTTGCATATAATAGGCGGTGCGTTGGCTATCGTTGCCATTATGCCTTTTTATTATAGAACGTTGCCGTCGTATGTCTCTATCAGCGAGAACAAGCCTCTGCCTATCATGGGACAGGCTTTGACTGACGGGCTTAAAGAAATAACAAAAGGGAATACACTTATTCTGCACAGGCCCTTTTTCATCAAGACTTTTCCTGATGTTGTTTACTTCTTGAAAAAGCTTGATAACGGCTCAGGTTGCATGTACTCGCTCGGCTCAAGTGTTCCTCCCGCTGAAATGTTGCAAGCAATTGCAACACCAGAGAAGGCTGCGGATCTCTTTAAAAAAGAGCATCCGGATGCTGAAAAATATCCTGCTTATAAGTATTTTAAAGAAACAAAATTTGACAGCGCCGTTATGCTGTTAAGTTCTTATGATTATATTCAGTTTTATAAGTTTTTTGAGGCACTTCCTCCAATGATTAAAGATATGTTAGTCGTAGAGGAAATGAATATGCTTTCTGTTAAGTGGGTGAATGAACAGGTTTGGATAGTCAGGTTTATTCCTAAACAATAA
- a CDS encoding ATP-binding protein — protein MPKKSLHMKILLWGWAVMLCALLLTFWFYYGTVAEELANSSGQNTSRLLNSVRRQISKSETSPGTSSFQKEVTELGHDLGIRITYIKDGKVLADSEVQEKRLSKLDDHSNRPEVIAAEASGSGENIRYSTTLDTRMLYVAKTMSKEGEFLRLALPYSVIGERLDRVKWNFALVLLLIAIGSALLLIYIGRRTAAAVTEISATARAIGEGDYSKRIRIIPGGEYQLLADSINTMARKIQGHIEIIEDQKNKLDAMFDNMKEGIMVLDTDGKIESVNRSMIEIVPETKNSKGRMPLEVLTRHEIQDSVDAIINNLNNVKSDSIILDFPDGRSMNVTICSFNDSNSRRKLILVFHDISEVRRIEMVLRDFVSNASHQLRTPLTSIKGYTETIIDNPPQDNHTLSKFLNIILDNANHMSKVITGMFALARSEYSGKKLRSEPTSLNETITHSINNLTKQAAAKKIQITTGHIAENPVVGTDEGLIQIFENLLENAIKYAPENSSIKIETELERDSITTKVIDEGPGITPSDAERIFERFFKLDENAVENGSSGLGLAICRSLVRNFNGDIWVESPADTTTGTGSSFCVKLPVANG, from the coding sequence TTGCCCAAGAAATCTTTACATATGAAAATCCTACTCTGGGGCTGGGCAGTAATGCTCTGCGCCCTGTTGCTTACTTTCTGGTTTTATTACGGAACAGTGGCTGAAGAACTTGCCAATTCAAGCGGCCAGAACACTTCTCGATTGCTCAATTCTGTAAGAAGACAAATCAGCAAAAGCGAAACATCCCCGGGTACATCCTCATTCCAAAAAGAAGTAACGGAACTGGGGCATGATCTTGGAATCAGAATTACATATATTAAAGACGGCAAAGTTTTAGCTGACTCCGAAGTTCAAGAAAAAAGACTCTCCAAACTCGATGACCATTCCAATCGTCCCGAAGTTATTGCTGCTGAAGCAAGCGGTTCAGGCGAAAACATAAGATACAGCACCACGCTCGATACCCGCATGCTTTATGTCGCAAAAACCATGAGCAAAGAGGGTGAATTTCTGCGTTTGGCGTTACCCTACTCCGTAATCGGCGAGCGTTTGGATCGCGTAAAATGGAACTTTGCTCTCGTCCTGCTGCTGATCGCCATCGGATCAGCACTGCTTCTCATATATATAGGTAGACGGACTGCCGCAGCTGTAACTGAAATTTCCGCAACAGCACGGGCTATCGGCGAAGGGGACTACAGCAAGCGTATCCGAATTATCCCCGGCGGTGAATATCAACTGCTGGCGGATTCGATCAATACAATGGCCCGTAAAATCCAAGGCCACATAGAAATAATCGAAGACCAGAAAAACAAGCTTGATGCCATGTTTGACAACATGAAGGAAGGCATCATGGTTCTTGACACGGACGGTAAAATTGAATCTGTAAACCGCTCCATGATCGAAATTGTTCCAGAGACAAAAAACAGCAAAGGGCGCATGCCTCTTGAAGTCCTCACCCGTCATGAAATACAGGACTCCGTCGACGCCATCATCAACAATCTAAACAACGTCAAATCCGACTCAATAATTTTAGACTTTCCTGACGGCCGTTCAATGAACGTCACGATATGTTCCTTCAATGACTCCAATAGTCGCCGCAAATTAATTCTTGTTTTCCATGACATCAGTGAAGTCCGCCGGATTGAAATGGTACTTAGAGACTTTGTATCCAATGCTTCGCACCAGCTTCGCACTCCGCTTACAAGCATCAAAGGATATACTGAAACCATTATAGACAATCCACCGCAGGACAATCACACTCTTTCAAAATTTTTGAACATAATTCTCGACAATGCCAACCACATGTCAAAAGTAATTACAGGCATGTTTGCACTTGCCCGCAGCGAATACTCCGGCAAAAAGCTTCGTTCAGAACCGACGAGTCTGAATGAAACTATTACTCACAGCATTAACAATCTGACAAAACAAGCTGCCGCAAAAAAAATTCAGATAACAACAGGACATATTGCTGAGAATCCCGTTGTAGGAACAGATGAAGGATTAATTCAGATTTTTGAAAATCTGCTGGAAAATGCTATCAAATATGCTCCGGAAAACAGCTCTATCAAAATAGAAACAGAACTGGAGCGAGACTCGATAACTACAAAAGTTATTGATGAAGGCCCAGGAATTACTCCTTCCGATGCTGAAAGAATTTTCGAACGTTTCTTTAAATTGGATGAAAATGCTGTCGAAAACGGCAGCTCAGGATTGGGACTTGCTATCTGTCGCAGTCTTGTTCGAAACTTCAATGGTGACATATGGGTTGAAAGCCCTGCTGATACAACTACCGGAACCGGCTCCTCATTTTGTGTGAAGCTCCCGGTAGCAAACGGCTAA
- the serB gene encoding phosphoserine phosphatase SerB: protein MPEIILIQISGEDKPGLTSSLTEVLAGYNIDILDIGQSVIHNQLVLGVLIRLPREAESAPVLKDLMFKGYELGVNVKFKPIESDRYKEWVDAQGKPRHIITLVGNKTTGRLISKVSDIIAENGLNIDFIHRLSGRIPMNGEPAPRHACVEFSARGTPLDPDLMRARILTMATEEQVDIALQEDNAFRRNRRLVAFDMDSTLIQAEVIDELAKAAGSGEVVSRITEAAMRGEIDFQESLRQRLATLKGLDEAVMEDIAKTLPITEGAERLISNLKKFGYKTAIISGGFTYFGKKLQKHLGVDYIYANELEIIDGKLTGNVIGDIVDGPKKAELLTEIAKKEKISLQQVIAVGDGANDLPMLSIAGLGIAFHAKPKVRQDARQSISHFGLDSILYLVGLRDRETD from the coding sequence ATGCCTGAAATTATCCTTATTCAAATATCCGGTGAAGACAAACCCGGCCTGACCTCGTCTCTGACAGAAGTTCTGGCGGGTTACAACATTGATATCCTTGATATCGGTCAGTCTGTAATCCACAACCAGCTGGTACTCGGAGTTCTCATAAGACTGCCTCGCGAAGCAGAATCCGCTCCGGTACTCAAAGACCTTATGTTTAAAGGTTATGAGCTGGGTGTTAATGTTAAATTTAAGCCCATTGAAAGCGATAGATACAAAGAATGGGTCGACGCACAGGGCAAGCCCAGACATATCATTACTCTGGTCGGAAACAAAACGACTGGGCGTCTGATTTCAAAAGTATCTGACATTATAGCTGAAAACGGCCTTAATATAGATTTCATCCACCGGCTGTCAGGCAGAATTCCCATGAATGGAGAACCTGCTCCAAGACATGCCTGTGTTGAATTTTCCGCCCGCGGTACTCCGCTTGATCCTGACTTAATGCGTGCAAGAATCCTGACCATGGCAACAGAAGAACAAGTTGATATTGCTTTGCAGGAAGACAACGCCTTCCGCCGCAACAGAAGACTTGTCGCTTTTGATATGGACTCGACTCTTATTCAGGCTGAAGTTATCGACGAATTGGCAAAAGCCGCCGGCTCCGGAGAGGTTGTCAGCCGCATTACCGAAGCAGCTATGCGCGGTGAAATAGATTTTCAAGAAAGCCTGCGCCAGAGACTGGCAACACTTAAAGGACTGGACGAAGCAGTGATGGAGGATATCGCTAAAACCCTGCCTATCACAGAAGGAGCCGAGCGCCTTATCTCAAACCTAAAAAAATTTGGGTACAAAACAGCTATTATTTCCGGAGGATTCACCTATTTCGGGAAAAAACTCCAAAAACATCTGGGTGTTGATTATATATACGCAAACGAGCTTGAAATTATCGACGGCAAGCTGACCGGTAATGTCATCGGTGACATTGTAGACGGTCCCAAAAAAGCCGAACTGCTAACTGAAATTGCAAAAAAAGAAAAAATCAGTCTTCAGCAGGTAATTGCTGTGGGAGATGGAGCAAACGATCTGCCCATGCTCTCAATTGCGGGCCTCGGCATTGCTTTCCATGCCAAACCGAAAGTCAGGCAGGATGCGCGCCAATCCATTTCACACTTCGGACTTGATTCAATTCTGTATTTAGTAGGCCTTCGCGATCGTGAAACGGATTAA
- the rlmN gene encoding 23S rRNA (adenine(2503)-C(2))-methyltransferase RlmN, translated as MIDILSLDYEELEAFISVELKGPKFRVKQIWQWLWQKGVGSFDDMTNIAKGLRENLKSKAVLQHPEVDTVQTSKDGTIKILLRLTDGALVETVLIPMEGRYTQCLSTQVGCAMGCTFCNTGLMGFERNMTMSEILGQVLVGRAYLQKKNLNPLKNLVFMGMGEPLLNLDVLIKSLKTLNNPDGLSFVPRRITVSSVGFIKPLEILGESGLTLPAISLHAPTQELRAKIMPKAAQTDIHELLSAMDRYPLKPRERVTYEYLLLGGVNDSIGHAKQLVRLLGHRKCKVNLIAYNPGDKPVYKAPDPAQVLAFEKYLWDKEITATIRRSMGQDIKAACGQLKADRKDS; from the coding sequence ATGATTGATATACTGAGTCTTGATTACGAAGAGCTGGAAGCATTTATTTCGGTAGAGCTCAAAGGGCCTAAATTCAGAGTTAAACAGATTTGGCAATGGCTGTGGCAGAAAGGCGTAGGCAGCTTTGACGACATGACTAATATTGCCAAGGGACTTCGTGAAAATTTAAAAAGTAAAGCTGTATTGCAGCATCCCGAAGTTGACACTGTCCAGACAAGTAAGGACGGAACAATTAAAATTTTGCTGCGTCTTACTGACGGAGCATTGGTTGAAACCGTTCTAATTCCTATGGAAGGTCGTTACACTCAGTGTCTTTCAACACAGGTTGGCTGTGCTATGGGCTGCACCTTCTGTAATACCGGACTTATGGGCTTTGAGCGTAATATGACCATGTCCGAAATTCTCGGTCAGGTTTTAGTCGGCAGGGCGTATTTACAGAAAAAGAATCTCAACCCGCTTAAAAACTTAGTTTTCATGGGGATGGGCGAGCCTTTGCTGAATCTCGATGTACTTATCAAGTCGCTAAAAACTTTGAATAATCCGGACGGGCTTAGTTTTGTGCCTCGTCGTATAACGGTTTCTTCGGTGGGATTTATAAAGCCGCTTGAAATTCTTGGTGAATCCGGTTTGACTCTTCCCGCAATATCCCTGCACGCTCCGACTCAGGAATTGCGCGCAAAGATTATGCCTAAAGCGGCGCAAACAGATATACACGAATTGCTTTCGGCAATGGATAGATATCCGCTTAAACCCCGTGAACGGGTGACGTATGAGTATCTTCTTCTCGGCGGAGTTAATGACTCGATTGGGCATGCCAAGCAGCTTGTGCGTCTTTTAGGACATCGTAAGTGCAAAGTGAATCTTATCGCCTACAATCCGGGTGATAAGCCTGTCTACAAAGCTCCGGACCCGGCACAGGTTTTGGCCTTTGAAAAATATTTATGGGATAAAGAAATTACCGCAACCATTCGTAGATCAATGGGGCAGGATATTAAAGCCGCATGCGGACAGTTGAAAGCGGATAGAAAAGACAGCTAA